A window of Pedobacter lusitanus contains these coding sequences:
- a CDS encoding response regulator — MSKLIQIIEDDEAIRDVIEYILQQSEFDVTVASNAREFKTNLFNTLPDLILMDVKLPDGNGIQLCRKLKQSLDTRHIPVIIISAHASSEESSKYAFADDFISKPFDLDDLLKRVENQLA; from the coding sequence ATGTCAAAACTGATTCAGATCATAGAAGACGACGAAGCTATTCGTGATGTAATAGAGTATATTCTGCAACAATCAGAGTTTGATGTTACTGTGGCATCCAATGCCAGAGAATTTAAAACCAACCTTTTTAATACTTTGCCTGACCTGATTCTAATGGATGTTAAACTTCCGGATGGAAATGGGATACAGTTGTGCCGTAAACTCAAACAAAGTCTGGACACCAGACATATTCCTGTTATTATTATTTCCGCACATGCGAGTTCTGAAGAAAGCAGCAAATATGCATTCGCAGATGACTTTATCAGCAAACCATTCGATTTAGACGATTTATTAAAGCGTGTTGAAAATCAACTAGCTTAG
- a CDS encoding OmpA family protein, protein MKTIQSGIFTAILLLSLTAKVKAQYVLKEADTQFELFNYNKAIELYQKAYHKKQTLHAAQRLAETYQLVDNYPQAESWYAIASAMPQSNPENTLYYAKALQNNAKYDEAKTAYQKYISLKPDVSPAQQQIWLASCDSAKYWIKNPVPVTLLNEKGLNSTGSDWGAITYNKGIVFTSDRNQSGDTKKSKPFFKFDGPTKLPDPNNYGWTGNEYLRLYEKSEATDSLKFFALNAQTNYHIGAASFTADGNTLYFTMTRIPEKITRKKGQTATINLEIYSSTKDANGTWGKPVPFRYNRVNEYSVGDPSIAADGNTLYFVSNMPGGKGGTDIYRTTKNSDGTWADAVNLAAVNTSGNERNPFPAADGNFYFSSDGLIGMGGLDIYKARQNAAGLANPVNLGYPVNSPQDDFAYNMDLKGKGFIASNRPGGTGNDDIYSFTAQMILYFKLEGTVYDRKTNLPLSGAIVTLNKQNGGTLTAVTNNQGTFNFNLDQAADYTLKGEKANYSSDAAALTTKNLNQSETLHKDLFLETIVLNKPIRIENIYYDFDKADIRPDAARELDKLVSTLKTNETIWIELSSYTDSRGRDEYNQWLSQKRANSAVSYIISRGIDKARITGRGYGETHLINRCANGVKCSDAMHQLNRRTEFKVVRQ, encoded by the coding sequence ATGAAAACAATCCAGTCAGGTATATTCACCGCCATACTCCTGCTGTCACTGACAGCTAAGGTAAAAGCACAGTACGTCCTCAAAGAGGCCGATACCCAATTTGAATTATTCAATTATAACAAAGCCATAGAATTATATCAAAAGGCTTATCATAAAAAACAAACACTCCATGCTGCACAGCGCCTGGCAGAAACCTATCAGCTCGTAGATAATTACCCGCAGGCCGAAAGCTGGTATGCTATCGCTTCGGCCATGCCTCAAAGCAATCCCGAAAATACTTTGTATTACGCCAAAGCTCTGCAGAACAATGCCAAATACGATGAAGCTAAAACTGCCTATCAGAAATATATCAGTCTGAAACCAGACGTCAGCCCGGCTCAGCAGCAGATCTGGCTGGCCTCCTGCGATTCAGCAAAATACTGGATCAAAAATCCTGTACCAGTAACTCTTTTAAATGAAAAAGGACTTAACAGCACCGGCTCTGACTGGGGTGCAATCACATATAATAAAGGAATCGTTTTCACCTCTGATCGTAATCAGTCCGGAGACACTAAAAAATCAAAACCATTCTTCAAATTTGACGGACCTACCAAATTACCTGATCCCAACAATTACGGATGGACCGGAAATGAATATCTCCGCCTGTATGAAAAAAGTGAAGCCACAGACAGTCTGAAATTCTTTGCCCTTAACGCACAGACCAATTACCATATTGGCGCTGCCAGTTTCACTGCAGATGGGAATACACTGTATTTCACCATGACCAGGATTCCTGAAAAAATTACCCGTAAAAAAGGACAGACCGCAACCATTAACCTGGAAATATACAGCAGTACCAAAGATGCTAACGGTACATGGGGGAAACCAGTACCTTTCAGATACAACCGCGTTAATGAATATTCTGTAGGAGATCCTTCCATTGCTGCCGACGGAAACACCCTGTACTTCGTTTCCAATATGCCTGGTGGAAAAGGGGGAACAGATATTTACAGGACCACTAAAAATTCAGACGGAACCTGGGCTGATGCCGTTAACCTTGCCGCGGTCAACACCAGCGGAAATGAAAGAAACCCCTTCCCTGCTGCCGATGGTAATTTCTATTTCAGCAGTGACGGACTCATCGGTATGGGCGGACTCGATATCTATAAAGCCAGACAAAATGCAGCCGGGTTAGCCAATCCGGTTAACCTGGGGTATCCGGTGAACTCACCTCAGGATGACTTTGCTTATAACATGGATCTCAAAGGTAAAGGCTTTATCGCCTCTAACCGTCCAGGAGGAACCGGCAATGACGACATCTACAGCTTCACTGCTCAAATGATCCTTTACTTCAAGCTCGAAGGAACCGTATACGACCGCAAAACTAACCTGCCACTCAGCGGGGCAATAGTAACCCTCAACAAACAGAATGGCGGAACTTTAACCGCAGTGACCAATAACCAGGGAACTTTCAATTTCAATCTTGATCAAGCTGCTGATTATACCCTCAAAGGCGAAAAAGCAAATTACAGCTCTGATGCAGCAGCACTGACCACCAAAAATCTTAACCAGTCTGAAACCTTGCATAAAGACCTCTTCCTGGAAACTATCGTTCTGAATAAACCAATCAGGATTGAAAATATCTATTATGACTTTGATAAGGCGGACATTCGTCCCGATGCAGCAAGAGAACTTGATAAACTGGTCTCTACACTCAAAACCAATGAAACCATCTGGATTGAGCTCAGCTCTTATACCGATAGCAGAGGACGCGATGAATATAACCAGTGGTTATCTCAGAAAAGAGCTAATTCGGCGGTTAGCTATATCATTTCAAGAGGTATAGACAAAGCCAGGATTACAGGACGAGGATATGGAGAAACTCATTTGATCAACCGCTGTGCAAACGGTGTGAAATGCAGCGATGCCATGCATCAGCTCAACAGAAGAACGGAGTTCAAAGTGGTCAGACAATAA
- a CDS encoding PorP/SprF family type IX secretion system membrane protein — MKRSLLLLVLVLSLLLPAKLIKAQQDAQFSQYMFNGIYINPAYAGYKEQLNLHSFYRSQWTGIKGAPTTFSLAVDANANNGNVGLALQVSADKLGAQSNLAAYANYAYRLKMNESGTSRLAFGVGLGMVQLGIDGSMLDPNDREPDQPTGTQNTVLPDARVGVYYSDDRFFAGFSADNLIAQYINVDRYAFIPQPKPHYYLTAGTLIPLGQDILLKPSFLLKDDRGGPTSLDINAFVLFMDRIWVGGAYRTGVKLYNKDYLQRDLSNRNSAVAAIEVFPSKSLRVGYAYDISIGPLQGYSSGTHEISIGYYFNTKNTRMRSPRYF; from the coding sequence ATGAAAAGAAGCTTGTTATTATTAGTGTTGGTCTTGAGCCTGCTCCTTCCTGCTAAACTCATCAAAGCTCAGCAGGATGCACAGTTTAGCCAGTATATGTTCAACGGTATTTATATCAACCCGGCTTATGCGGGCTATAAAGAACAATTGAACCTGCATAGTTTTTACCGCAGTCAGTGGACAGGGATCAAAGGCGCTCCCACGACCTTCTCACTGGCCGTGGATGCCAATGCCAACAACGGCAATGTCGGACTTGCTTTGCAGGTATCAGCCGATAAACTCGGCGCCCAGAGTAATCTGGCTGCCTATGCCAATTATGCATACCGACTGAAGATGAATGAAAGCGGCACTTCAAGACTTGCCTTTGGTGTGGGCCTGGGCATGGTGCAATTAGGAATCGACGGCTCGATGTTAGATCCTAATGACAGGGAGCCTGATCAGCCTACGGGAACACAAAATACCGTACTGCCCGATGCCAGGGTCGGGGTATATTATTCAGATGACCGTTTCTTTGCTGGTTTCTCTGCCGATAACCTGATTGCTCAGTACATCAATGTGGACCGTTATGCCTTTATTCCCCAACCTAAACCACATTACTACTTAACCGCAGGTACACTCATTCCACTGGGACAGGATATTTTATTAAAACCTTCCTTCCTGCTTAAGGATGACCGCGGCGGACCAACCAGTTTAGACATCAATGCTTTTGTACTCTTCATGGACAGAATATGGGTAGGTGGTGCTTACCGTACGGGGGTAAAACTCTATAACAAAGATTATCTGCAAAGAGACCTGAGTAACAGAAACTCTGCAGTTGCTGCCATCGAGGTCTTCCCAAGCAAATCCTTAAGAGTAGGTTATGCTTATGACATCTCCATCGGGCCTTTGCAGGGATACAGCAGTGGTACTCATGAAATATCTATCGGCTATTATTTCAATACCAAAAACACCAGAATGAGATCTCCGAGGTATTTCTAG